The following are encoded together in the Falsiruegeria litorea R37 genome:
- the ftsL gene encoding cell division protein FtsL: protein MRSVIYVLTALAVFGLALWAYQENYKTQQVLKDTQRLQREIGAAQIRLSVLRAEWAYLNRPDRLRELADLNFDRLGLLPLRPDQFGRVDEVAYPPKPLPPITNAVDVSTLNGEQFP from the coding sequence ATGAGAAGCGTCATCTATGTGCTGACCGCCCTGGCTGTCTTTGGCCTTGCCCTCTGGGCCTATCAGGAGAACTACAAGACGCAGCAGGTGTTGAAAGACACCCAGCGTTTGCAACGCGAGATTGGTGCCGCGCAGATCCGGCTGAGCGTTCTGCGGGCCGAATGGGCCTACCTCAACCGTCCGGACCGCTTGCGCGAACTGGCAGACCTGAATTTTGATCGCCTGGGCTTGTTGCCCCTGCGCCCTGATCAGTTTGGCCGCGTGGATGAAGTGGCTTATCCCCCGAAACCGCTGCCGCCGATCACCAACGCGGTTGATGTGTCGACCCTGAACGGGGAGCAGTTCCCATGA